In Deltaproteobacteria bacterium, the sequence GCGTCCTCGCCGACGGCGATGGTCGCAAACACCTCTGCGGCGGCGATGTCGAGCACCAACTCGAGCGGCGTACCGGCCGCGCCCGCCTGCCCGATGACGTCGCTCATGTCGTCCGTGTGGACGCCGAGCACGTGGAGGATGCCATCGGCGGCATAGACCTCGACGTTGCCACAACCGCCGGACGCGACGATGTTCTGCTCGAAGCCAGGCTCGGGGCCGTCGCAAACGTCGGGGTTGGGACAGCCGCCGGTCGTGGTCGCGCTGTCGGTGCCCTCGGCGGAGTCGTCGGTGCCGACCGAGGTCGTGTCGTCGCTGCCGGTCGCGCTCGTGGAGCCGGCCGACGTCGAGCCCATGCTGGCGTCGCTCGCGGTGCCCATCGCGGTGCCGCCCGACGACGACGACGCGTCGCTGTCACTCTCGATGCCGACGCCCTTCTCGTCCAGCACGCAGCCTGTCAGCGCTGCCATCCACGCCCAACCCGAGACCAACCCCACCGTGCGACCCATGTCCATCCATCGTGCCATGACCGTGGTTGTTCGCCGAGTGTCGGGTTCAGCACCGGCGGCCGAAGAAAATTTCAACGCCGCGCACAGGCCTCGTCGACGGTCGCCCGCAGGGGCGAGCCCGGGTGCGTGGCCGCGAACGCCGAGGCCAGCGCGGGTCCCTCGCCGTCATCGCTGCGGCAGCGCGCGACGGTGTCGATCGCGTCGAGCTCCGGTCGCAGCACGCCGCCCGGGAAGCGTCGGCGATGCTCGGCAGCGATGCTGCGTGCGGCCGCGAGCTCGCCCGCGGTCAGTGCCCGCTGCGCGCGGCCGAGCAGCGTCCGCTCGATCGCCAACGTCGAGGCCACCTCGGTCGTGTCGCCGCCATTCGCCGGCGAGCGCGTGTCGTCGTCGTCGGGCGTGTCCGGGCGCGCGCGCGGACGCGGCGCGGGCATCGATGCAGCGGCGCCCGTCGGCCGCGACGCGCCCGGGGCCGCCGTGGCGGCCGACGACGACGGCGGCTCGGCGACCGGCGGCGTGCGCCCGTCGGGATCGCCGATGGCGGTCGCATGGCCGCGGTCGGCTTCGGTCGCCCGCGCCGGCGTCGGCGGAGCTTCGCGCACGTCGCTGGCGAGGTCGTGCTCGACCGCCGCGTCCGTGCGCGGCGTGGTGATCGATTGCAGTCCCACCAGCGCTGCGATCGTGATTGCGGCCGCGGCCGCGGCGATCACCGCGACGCGCATGCCGTGCGCCGCGGGGTGCTCGAGCCGTCGCTCGACCCGCGCGAACGCGGCCCTCGGCATGCGACGATCGCCGCGATACGCGGCCAGCAGCGCGCGCGCGGCCGCGGGCAGCGGCGCATCGACGGGTTCACGGCGACTCATCGCGCCTCCGGGTCGATGCGCACGCCGTGGCCGGCGAGGAACTCGACGAAGTGCCGCCGGGCGAGTCGCAGCTTCGAGTAGACCTGGTTCGGACCCAGGCCCAAGCAGGCCGCGATCTCGGCGCCGCGTAGACCCTCGATCTCGCACAGCACGAAGACCTCGCGCTGCTCGGGGTCGAGGCCGGCGAGGAACGTCTCGACCAGCGCCGATGCGCGCGAGCGTGCCAGCTCGTGCTCGGGATCGACGTCGCCGACCCACGGCTCGACCGCGGCGAGTCGACGCCGCCCGCGGTCGTGGGCCCGGCGCCAGTTGGCCGCGACCCCGCGCGCGAGTCCGTACAGCCACGACGACGCCGAGGCGCGCGCGGGCTCGTAGCTGCCGAGCCGGCGGCGCGCGACCAGGAAGACCTCGTGCACGAGGTCTTCGGCGGCGTGCTCGGGGACGCCCAGGCGCAGCAACGCGCGCCACACGAGATCCGCGTGGGCACGGTAGAGCGCCGCCAGCGGGACGCCCGCCTCGCTGCCTGTGTCGCGATCTCGATCCGCCACCTGGGGCTCACCTGCGTGGTTGTCCGCCGCCGGCGACTCTCGTCAGGCCCGACAGCTGTACCCCTGCACTCGCCTGCAGCGCGAGCGGCCACGGCTGCGCGAAGCGATCCTCGCGGTTGGTGCGGAAGCCCCCGCGCAGCGCCGCGACCAGGGCGTCGAGGCCGAACACCAGCGCGATCCGGGGCCGCAGCGCGGCGACCAGCAGGACCCCGGGCCCCACGCCGAGCCACGGCTGTCGCGCCTCGCGGGGCAGCAGGGCCCCGCCACCGCGGCCGTGCAGCAGGCCGCCCCGGGCGCTGCCGCACACCGGCAGCGACAGCCGTCGTCGCTGCCATGCGACCACGCATCCGCGCAGGCCGACCGACCACGCCTGGGCCAGCACCGTGATGTCGGGGTTGCTCGCGGAGCGCAGGCGTCGACGTGCGACGTAGTCGCCCTCGACCACCGCGCGTCCCCGCGGCCACAGCAGGCCCATCGACGCGCCGACGTGGGCACTCGGCCCCGGCAGGCTGCCGACATCGAGGCCGAGCTGCGCGAGCGCGAGTGCGACCGGTGCCCGCACGCGTCGCGAGCTGCTCGGGGGCGTCGGTGTGGCCTCCGCCGCGCGGTTCACCGCCACCTTCGTGCGCTCGGGGGGCGCCGACGGCGAGGCGACGGTGGGCGTCGGCGATGGCGTGGGCACCGAAGCGACGACCGCGGGGGCCGGCGGCTCGGGCACCGGCGGCGCGACCGGATCGTCGATGCGGGTCAGCACCCGGGGGTCGACCGCGATCGCGACGATCAGCGCGGCGGTCGCGGCCAGCTCGCCGCAGTCGGGACCCTCGAGCACACGGGCGCCGCTGGCCTGTGAGGTCGCGAGGCGCAGTCGCCAGCCCTGCGCGATCGCCTCGACGTCCACCGTCGCGCGCAGCGGCGGGGACTCGCGCGGCGGCGCCCCGACCAGCAACGCGTCGACCCGCGCGCGCACGGTGTCGGCGTCGGGACAGGCGGTCGGCGCCGTCCAGTGCAGCTCGTAGCGCGGCGGATCGGCCGCGGCGTCGCGCGGGTAGAGCTGCCACGGCGCGAGCACGAGCACGGCCGTGCCCAGGCGGGGCCCAGGGGCGGCGCGACGTGGGCGACGGCTTCGCAACGGGGAGCCGCAGTATACGGTGCCGATGCGTGCGCCGAGCTGGCCGATGGCGTGCAAACCGTCCGGGGCCCGCCCCCCTCGGGGGCTCGAAACCCGGCGCCAGGCCATGCGGCGCGCCGCTTCGAGGCCGGCGACGCAATCGCGACAATCCGAGGCGGCGGCATGCGTTACGCCTGGACGGGTCGTGTTCGGTCTTCGTTCCCTCGCCCGTCGTCTCGCGTCGATCTCTTCGGCGCCGCTCACCGCGTTCGGGTACCTCGGGTTCGTCGGCTGCGTGGTCTCGTTCCTGCCGCCGATGGCGGTGGCACGGCTGCGACACCGCGGCGACGAGGGCCAGCGGATCCCCGGCCGCTGGATGCGACGGCTCGGCCGCACGATCACCCACTTCGCGCCGCAGTGGAGCCTCGCCGTCGAGGGCACGCTGCCGGCCGACATCGGCCGACGCGGCTACGTCGTGGTCGCCAACCACGAGTCGGTGACCGATCCGCTGCTGCTGTCGTGGGTGCCGTGCGACATGCGCTGGATCGCGAAGGAGGAGCTCTTTCGCATGCCGCTGGTCGGCTGGGCGATGCGGCTGTCGGGCGACATCCCGCTGCGGCGCGGTGACGGCGAGAGCATCCGCGAGATGATGGACGCCTGCGAGCGCTCCCTCGCGGCCGGCGTGCCAGTGATGATCTTCCCCGAGGGCACCTGCTCGAAGTCCGCCGAGCTGCTGCCCTTCAAGCTGGGCGCGTTCACCCTGGCGATCCGGGCCGGCGTGCCGATCCTACCGCTGGCCGTGGCCGGCAGTCGTGCGATGCGGGCCAAGGGCGGCATGCGACTGCTCGCGGCCGACGCCTGCGTCTGCGTGCTCGAGCCGATCTCGACCGAGGGCCTCGGCGAGGACGATGCACCGCTGCTCGCCGAGCGCGTGCGGGCGCACATCACCGCGGCGCTGCCCGAGCTGCGCGCGCGCTACAAGGCGCCGCGGCGGCCCGGTGAGCCGGCCACGCCGCAGGTCGACACGACCATCGGCGTGGACGGCGAGCTCGCGCCGGTGGCGATGCCCGTGACCCCGCGCCGCGTCGCGCGGGGCTGAACGCCACGTCCCGCCGCGGCGATCAACCGCTCGGGTTGCCGACCTGGCTGAGACCGAAGCCGGTCATGTCGCTGTACGTGTACGGGTAGTTCAGGCCCGCGACGGTGTCGACGATGCCGGTCGCCGGATCCACACGGTACGCCTCGTTGGTGTAGATCGCCGGGCCCCACACGTTGCCGTCGAAGTCGATGCTGACGCCGTGCACGTAGTTGGGGATGTCGATGGTCTGCACCACGCCGAGGGTCTCGATGTCGACCGCGACCAGCGGGTCGTTGGCGAACCAGATGAGGTCCTGGCCATCGGGCATGCAACCGCCGCCACCGTTGACCAACGCGGTCTGCCAGGTGCCGGCGTCGTAGTCGAAGCGGCCGGCCTCGTACGCGCAGGTCCACACGCGGTCGTTGCGGTCGACGGCCATGCCGTAGCCGCTGGTGGCCATGGGGAAGGTCTCGACATCGAAGCTGGCGAAGTCGACCCGCACGATGTGCCCGATGCCGAGCTGGCTGCCCCAGAAGTCGTTGACCGAGTTCACCGCGGCGCCGTAGATGCCGAAGTAGCTCGCGATGACCTCACCCGGCAGCGGCACGGTCTGCTCGATCGTGCCGGTCTCGCCGTCGAGCAACACGACGTCGATCAGCGGATCGTTGGCGCCCGAGGTCCACAGCTTGGTGTCGTCCCAGCGGCACAGCGTGTCGTTCCAGACCCCCGAGGTCCACGCCACCGGTCGCTGGCTGATGTACGCCATCGGCGTATGCCAGCCGACGCAGCCATCGGGCCACGGCTTGACGTCGGCGGGGCCGCTCGAGGTGTTGGCGGGGTTGGGGCAGTTGTCGATGAGCGCGTAGATCATCGTGACGCCGCCGCTGCGGTTCGCGATGGCCATGTCGCCGTTC encodes:
- a CDS encoding 1-acyl-sn-glycerol-3-phosphate acyltransferase, which produces MAVARLRHRGDEGQRIPGRWMRRLGRTITHFAPQWSLAVEGTLPADIGRRGYVVVANHESVTDPLLLSWVPCDMRWIAKEELFRMPLVGWAMRLSGDIPLRRGDGESIREMMDACERSLAAGVPVMIFPEGTCSKSAELLPFKLGAFTLAIRAGVPILPLAVAGSRAMRAKGGMRLLAADACVCVLEPISTEGLGEDDAPLLAERVRAHITAALPELRARYKAPRRPGEPATPQVDTTIGVDGELAPVAMPVTPRRVARG
- a CDS encoding sigma-70 family RNA polymerase sigma factor, whose translation is MADRDRDTGSEAGVPLAALYRAHADLVWRALLRLGVPEHAAEDLVHEVFLVARRRLGSYEPARASASSWLYGLARGVAANWRRAHDRGRRRLAAVEPWVGDVDPEHELARSRASALVETFLAGLDPEQREVFVLCEIEGLRGAEIAACLGLGPNQVYSKLRLARRHFVEFLAGHGVRIDPEAR